The window AAATGCAGGTAATCTTGTCTGTCCCTCCTTTTTCTACTGGTACATATACTATACAGGGCAGAAGTGGCTATCTCTTCACGCTGGATGAACCGTTTATATACAGGAAAATTATTATTATTACACCCGGGAGGAACACACAATGAACTTCATTGGAAAAACTCAGCTAGCCGCCATAGGCTTTGCAGTTGGCTGGCTGATTTATTTAAATATACTGGCATTAGCGAATGATTCTAATCAAACCATGCCCTACATTGATTGGTTGGTATATATCCTAGCCTTCTTACTGGGAACAGCCATCTTTTTCTATACAAAACGGTATATAGGCAAGCAATGGCTCGCAGCACCTTTCGTACTTGTCCCTTATATCTTTCTTTATCACCCGCTCCTGCCAATTTTTCAACGGGCAATTAGCAGTGAAGGATATAACCAAAGGCTATTGCTTTTTTTCAAGTCAACGAGCCCCTACATTCTCCTCATAACAGCTTTGGCATTTATGGGCGGCATCCTATTCACGAAAAAAATCTAAGAGTGAAAAATCCTCCCGTCATTTGGCGGAAGGATTTTTTCTCTTACTTCTGTTTCTCACTCATAATCTCATTTAAATGCTGTCATTTCCCTAACAGCTTGGTCTATCTTCGCATTAATTTCATCACTTCTGCCAGCATAAAACATCAGTACATTCCTGGATTTGTAAATCTGATAGCCAATCAGGTTCATTGTGGCGGTGGACTCATTAAATTGATTGGCTGCCGAGTCAACTTCATATTCATTTTGAAACACATACACAGAAATTTGCCCTTCAGAAAGATTATAAATAACGGGTTCGAGCCGATTCAAATCTTGATGGAAGATATTTTCCTCGATGCGCTCGGCATTATTAATCTCAAGGCCCTGCGTCCTCAGAGATTCCTCCACCAATTCGAGCGACAACAGAACCGTGCTCGCATCCTCTTTAGCATCCGAATAAGCTCCATCGCTATCATGTGCAACCTTAGCAGATTCCTGTTGGCTCGTTGAACTCATTGGTAATGAAAGCCCAATAAAAACAAAGAGGAACAAGGCTGCGACCCCCGCAATGCCCCACATGGACTTTTTAAAAATTTTCATCCTTCTATCGTTCCTGCCCAGCCGGTTTGCCTCTTCCAATAAGTTACCGTGGATACTCTTGAATGCTTTCGGGGCTAACTGTTTTTCTGGCATACTCTTCAAGGCAAACTCGAGTTCACGAAATTCTTCCTGACCATTCATTGAGGCTCCCTCCTTTCTGGCTGCGAAGAGCTTTTAAAGCACGGTGATAATTTGTCCTGACCATATCAGGAGTCCAATTTAATACCTCTGCCGTCTCAGCCACACTCAATTCCTTGATGCCCCTTAATATGACAACATCCCGGTAGCTCTGTTTTAGCTTTTGAATTGAAGACAGCAACTCCTGTGCCTGTTCATTTCCTTCAAAAATTGATTCCGGGGTCTCCCCAGACATGCCCTCATGTCTCTTATCCAGTTTGGCTATTGTTTCCCATATCCTGTTTTTCTTCTTTCTTGCTTCATCAATAGCCACATTGCGGGCAATCGTAAATAGCCACGTCTTGGGGCTTGAGTTGTAATTAAAGCTATCTAGCCCTTTCAGTGCCTTTATGAATGTTTCCTGCACCAAGTCCTCCACATCGCGCTTGCCTGTGTAGTAAATCAAAAAATTATAGACATCGTGGCTATAAGCATGGAACCACTCTGAGATGATTTCTTGTCTCGACATTAGTTTTTCCCCCGTTTTCCCTCTCGTATATTAGACGGAAGTTCTGTCATTCTATAACACTCCATGCAAGAAAAAGATTAAAAAAACCACAGCTCTGCCTCGATTCCTCTAAAAAGTTGGCGCTATGGGAGGAACTCGCGGAATAGACCCGAATGAAAAGCTGAATAAAGGCAGCAATTCATTGCCCAGCTCCGCCCCTTCACAAAAAACAGCCTGGCAGAAAATCCACCAGACTTCTTACTTTCTATAGTACATTTTTAAAATTGAAATACCACCCTTAATTTACCAATATTTCTTTTCCAGGTAATGCAAGAAAGAAGAGCTTTTGCAGCAACCCTTTGATAAAACCTGTGTTCCTTAACAAATCTATAATTCTATGTATAGTTTTTATCATCTGCAAGACATATTGCAGATGGCACTTGTAGTATTAGAACTCCCAATAGTCTTTAAAGCTATAAATAAATATAATACGTTTCGGTGTTCCGTTTCACCGTACAGCCATTTTTTAAAAAAACCTTTTGCATTTTTCTATTTGCCTGATGGGTGCTGCCAACATAATAGCTTGCGCCAAGGCCCATAAGCATATGAAGGGACTGTGCATGCAACACTGGACCCAGGCCCCGTCCCCTTGCTTCAGGAAGAATGCCGAAGTAAAACAACCTTCCCTCCTCATATGTACCAGGCTCAATATGCGGGATCGTAACTCCAATTGGTACATCTTTTTCAAAAAAGACTCGGCAGGCACTGCGCCAGCTCTCGCCGAGTTCAGCCCTTACCGACTGGAGATGCTCGTCCAGAGAGAGAGTGGACTGCTGATTGGCGGAAAAACTCATCGACTGGCCCCAGTATTTTTTGAATTCCTCGTCAGCCAGGCCGGAACTATCGAGCGAAAGCCAATCCAACGAAACCTCTGGCATTGGCAAGTCATGTAAATCCCTATACACTTCCACGCTTGAGGAGAAATGTTTAAAACCGCTTTCTAGTAAAGCCTCAACAATTGAAGCTTCATCAACTGTTTCTTTTTCAAATATAAAACCTGCCCGTTTTGCCCCAAACCTTGAAGCCATTTGGACGAACATTCTTACTTTATCTCCCCAGTTCAGAACCAAGCCTGGATGGGCCTGCTGTTCAATAACCAATGACTCCGGCAATCCATACAACAGCTTAAATCCTTCCCCAAATAGCTGATTAACCAACTTTATTGATTCCTGTTTCTTTTCCACAAATCTCTCCCCTAGCTCTTACCTTATTTTTATAAAGTTCAGCCATATACTCTTTTTATTTGCGCATTGTCTTCAGTTAAGCTTAGCTCAAACACATCCGGATTGGATAGGGACCTCCATTGTTCAAATCCAAAGTTTCTATCATAGTGATTCAAAATTAGGGCAAGCAGGTTCCCATGCGTTACGAATGCAGCGTTGCCTATGGAATGTGCCAGAACGTTGTTAAGGGCGGCAAGACCTCTTTCCATTGCCTTTCTGCCTGATTCCCCTCCTTCAAACTCCAAATCTGGATTTGCAAATGACTGTTCAAGCATAGACAGCCAATTCTTTGTTGGAGTTGAAGTCAATACCCGTTCTGCTAATCTTGGATCTGTTTTTATAGGTAATCTAGTCTTTTCCGCAAACGGTCTTATTGACGAAACCGCCCTCTCATAGGGACTGGAAACAATATAGCTGATCTTCCTGCCTATTAATAACCCAGCCAGCTCACGGGCCTGTGCTTTTCCCAACGGGGTAAGGGCAGCATCCGGCTCCTGTCCATCTGCTTGGCAATGGCGAATGATATAAACCTTTTTTCATTTTTTCTCCTCCAGTATTAGTTCAATTACACTGACGTTTTATTTCTCCAGGTGTTTCAGCCAAATTGTTTTTTTAAAAGTTGGGAAAATAATGTTAGAATTTACAAATTATTCAGAAACAATTATAATTACTGTGATTTTGTTATAAAGGAGGATCGTTTTACGTAAAATTTAAATTTTAGGGGGAATTGCCAATGGCAATGAAAGAAGAATTAGTTAAAAAGGCTAAATCTCAACCTACTTCTCCAGATTACACAGCTATCGTCCAATCTCCGGCCTTCAAGCAGCTGCTCCAGGAAAAACGTAAATTTTTGCTGCCATTTTGTTTGTTCTTCATGGCATTTTACTTCACTCTTCCAATTATAACAGCCTATACAACGGTTCTGAACAATCCTGCATTCGGCCCTATTAGCTGGGCATGGGTGTTTGCCTTTGCCCAATTTATCATGACTTGGGCGCTTTGCAGCATTTACACCAGGAAAGCAGCAAAATTTGATGTGCTTGTTGCTGAAATTAAAGAAACCTATGTGCGGGGGAAATAGCAGATGAATATTTTGGCTTTTTCGTTGTTTTTAGGAATTGTAGCATTGACCTTGGTCATTACGTATTTCGCTTCTAAAAGGACAAAGACAGCAAGTGATTTCTATACAGCCGACTCGAGCTTAACAGGCTTCCAAAATGGACTTGCTGTTGCCGGCGATTATATGTCCGCCGCATCATTCCTTGGAATTGCCGGAATGGTTGCCTTATCAGGCTTTGATGGCTTCTTCTATAGTATTGGCTTCCTTGTCGCCTACCTGGTTGTCCTTTATCTCGTTGCCGAACCGCTCCGGAATCTTGGGAAATTTACCATGGCCGATATGATCGCGGCCCGCTTTAATGATAAAAAAGTAAGAGGTGTTGCCGCCCTTAATACAATTACTATCTCAATTTTTTATATGATTGCCCAGCTAGTCGGCGCAGGTGCACTTATAAAGTTATTATTAGGAATTGATTATATTTATTCAGTCCTGATTGTTGGGACTTTGATGACGATTTACGTGGTTTTTGGCGGGATGACCGCAACAAGCTGGGTCCAGATTGTAAAGGCCGTACTTTTGATGGCAGGTACCTTTATAATCTCATTTATTGTATTTGCAAAGTTT is drawn from Bacillus sp. FJAT-18017 and contains these coding sequences:
- a CDS encoding RNA polymerase sigma factor, whose amino-acid sequence is MSRQEIISEWFHAYSHDVYNFLIYYTGKRDVEDLVQETFIKALKGLDSFNYNSSPKTWLFTIARNVAIDEARKKKNRIWETIAKLDKRHEGMSGETPESIFEGNEQAQELLSSIQKLKQSYRDVVILRGIKELSVAETAEVLNWTPDMVRTNYHRALKALRSQKGGSLNEWSGRIS
- a CDS encoding GNAT family N-acetyltransferase encodes the protein MEKKQESIKLVNQLFGEGFKLLYGLPESLVIEQQAHPGLVLNWGDKVRMFVQMASRFGAKRAGFIFEKETVDEASIVEALLESGFKHFSSSVEVYRDLHDLPMPEVSLDWLSLDSSGLADEEFKKYWGQSMSFSANQQSTLSLDEHLQSVRAELGESWRSACRVFFEKDVPIGVTIPHIEPGTYEEGRLFYFGILPEARGRGLGPVLHAQSLHMLMGLGASYYVGSTHQANRKMQKVFLKNGCTVKRNTETYYIYL
- a CDS encoding histidine phosphatase family protein, with protein sequence MIRHCQADGQEPDAALTPLGKAQARELAGLLIGRKISYIVSSPYERAVSSIRPFAEKTRLPIKTDPRLAERVLTSTPTKNWLSMLEQSFANPDLEFEGGESGRKAMERGLAALNNVLAHSIGNAAFVTHGNLLALILNHYDRNFGFEQWRSLSNPDVFELSLTEDNAQIKRVYG
- a CDS encoding DUF485 domain-containing protein, with translation MAMKEELVKKAKSQPTSPDYTAIVQSPAFKQLLQEKRKFLLPFCLFFMAFYFTLPIITAYTTVLNNPAFGPISWAWVFAFAQFIMTWALCSIYTRKAAKFDVLVAEIKETYVRGK